The Microbacterium sp. LWO12-1.2 genome includes a window with the following:
- a CDS encoding NAD-dependent succinate-semialdehyde dehydrogenase, which yields MSTQIAPAEQALLDSIPTGLFIGGEWTDGETGGTFDVKDPATGEVIRTIADATPGDGIRALDAAVAAQDAWAATAPRTRSDILRRAFDLVQARKEDLALLMTLEMGKPLAEARGEVGYGGEFLRWFSEEAVRINGRYGLNPEGTGHMVVSQRPVGPSFFVTPWNFPFAMATRKIAPALAAGCTVVIKPPALTPLTTMFFVSLLEEAGLPAGVVNVVQTSRSSALSAPIIADPRLRKLSFTGSTEVGRKLIAQAAEGVLRVSMELGGNAPFVVFDDADLDKAVEGALAAKFRNIGQACTAANRFIVHKDIAGEFAKRITERVDAMKIGRGTEDGVAIGPLIDDDAVAKAGELVDEAVGRGATLLAGGKALDGVGSFYEPTVLTDVVAGSAILREEIFGPVLAIATFETEEEAVRLANDTEYGLVSYVFTESLQRGQRMIDALETGMMGLNVGVVSNAAAPFGGVKQSGVGREGGFEGIHEYLSTKYTLIPVS from the coding sequence ATGAGCACTCAGATCGCACCGGCCGAGCAGGCGCTGCTCGACAGCATCCCCACCGGCCTCTTCATCGGCGGAGAGTGGACGGATGGCGAGACCGGCGGCACCTTCGATGTGAAGGATCCGGCGACCGGTGAGGTCATCCGCACGATCGCCGACGCGACACCGGGCGACGGCATCCGTGCGCTCGATGCCGCGGTGGCCGCACAGGACGCGTGGGCGGCCACGGCGCCGCGCACGCGCAGCGACATCCTGCGCCGTGCGTTCGACCTGGTGCAGGCGCGCAAGGAGGATCTGGCGCTGCTGATGACGCTGGAGATGGGCAAGCCGCTCGCCGAGGCGCGCGGCGAGGTCGGCTACGGCGGCGAGTTCCTCCGCTGGTTCAGCGAGGAGGCCGTGCGCATCAACGGCCGCTACGGGCTCAACCCTGAAGGCACTGGCCACATGGTCGTGTCGCAGCGTCCGGTCGGACCGTCGTTCTTCGTCACCCCGTGGAACTTCCCGTTCGCGATGGCCACGCGCAAGATCGCGCCCGCTCTGGCAGCCGGATGCACCGTGGTGATCAAGCCCCCGGCCCTCACGCCGCTCACGACCATGTTCTTCGTGTCGCTGCTGGAGGAGGCGGGTCTTCCGGCCGGCGTCGTGAACGTCGTGCAGACCTCGCGATCGAGCGCGCTGTCGGCTCCGATCATCGCCGACCCGCGTCTGCGCAAGCTCTCCTTCACCGGCTCGACCGAGGTGGGCCGCAAGCTCATCGCGCAGGCCGCCGAGGGCGTGCTGCGCGTGTCGATGGAGCTCGGCGGCAACGCGCCGTTCGTGGTGTTCGACGACGCCGATCTCGACAAGGCAGTGGAGGGGGCGCTGGCCGCGAAGTTCCGCAACATCGGGCAGGCGTGCACGGCGGCCAACCGCTTCATCGTGCACAAGGACATCGCGGGCGAGTTCGCCAAGCGCATCACCGAGCGCGTCGACGCCATGAAGATCGGTCGCGGCACCGAGGATGGTGTGGCGATCGGACCGCTGATCGACGACGACGCCGTGGCCAAGGCCGGGGAGCTCGTCGACGAGGCCGTGGGCCGGGGCGCCACGCTGCTCGCCGGAGGAAAGGCGCTCGACGGCGTCGGCAGCTTCTACGAGCCGACCGTGCTCACCGACGTGGTCGCCGGCAGCGCGATCCTGCGTGAGGAGATCTTCGGACCGGTGCTCGCGATCGCGACCTTCGAGACCGAGGAAGAGGCCGTGCGCCTGGCCAACGACACCGAGTACGGCCTGGTGTCGTACGTGTTCACGGAGAGCCTGCAGCGCGGCCAGCGCATGATCGACGCGCTCGAGACCGGCATGATGGGTCTCAACGTGGGCGTGGTGTCGAACGCGGCCGCTCCCTTCGGCGGCGTCAAGCAGTCCGGCGTCGGCCGCGAGGGCGGCTTCGAAGGCATCCACGAGTACCTGTCCACCAAGTACACGCTGATCCCGGTCTCCTGA
- the rplA gene encoding 50S ribosomal protein L1 encodes MATKSKAYKAAVEKIEADRFYTPAEAVALAKETGSAKFDSTVEVALKLAVDPRKADQMVRGTVILPHGTGKTARVIVFATGPAAEAAIAAGADEVGGAELIEKVAAGWTAFDAAVSTPELMGQVGRLGKVLGPRGLMPNPKTGTVTPNTAKAVEEIKGGKIEFRVDKHANVHFVVGKASFTTEQLNENIDAALEEIVRLKPSSSKGRYIQKGAVSTTFGPGIPLDVNAI; translated from the coding sequence ATGGCTACGAAGTCCAAGGCTTACAAGGCTGCCGTCGAGAAGATCGAGGCAGACCGTTTCTACACTCCCGCTGAGGCTGTCGCCCTGGCGAAGGAGACCGGCTCGGCGAAGTTCGACTCGACCGTCGAGGTCGCGCTGAAGCTCGCCGTCGATCCCCGCAAGGCAGACCAGATGGTGCGCGGCACCGTCATCCTGCCCCACGGAACCGGCAAGACCGCCCGCGTCATCGTGTTCGCCACCGGCCCCGCGGCCGAGGCAGCGATCGCCGCAGGTGCAGATGAGGTCGGCGGCGCCGAGCTCATCGAGAAGGTCGCCGCAGGCTGGACCGCGTTCGACGCGGCCGTCTCCACCCCTGAGCTCATGGGCCAGGTCGGTCGTCTCGGAAAGGTCCTGGGTCCGCGTGGCCTGATGCCGAACCCGAAGACCGGTACCGTGACCCCGAACACGGCCAAGGCCGTCGAGGAGATCAAGGGCGGAAAGATCGAGTTCCGCGTCGACAAGCACGCCAACGTGCACTTCGTCGTGGGCAAGGCCTCCTTCACCACCGAGCAGCTGAACGAGAACATCGACGCCGCTCTCGAGGAGATCGTCCGCCTCAAGCCGTCGAGCTCCAAGGGCCGCTACATCCAGAAGGGTGCGGTGTCGACCACGTTCGGCCCCGGCATCCCGCTGGACGTCAACGCCATCTGA
- the secE gene encoding preprotein translocase subunit SecE, whose amino-acid sequence MDQDEPRGEVVAAGATREKKGNPFSRFFGGIALFIRQVISELRKVVTPTRKELFKFTGVVLVFVLIVMGIVYGLDTLFAFVTHWVFGIPG is encoded by the coding sequence ATGGATCAGGACGAACCGCGCGGCGAGGTCGTCGCGGCTGGCGCCACCCGCGAGAAGAAGGGCAACCCCTTCTCCCGGTTCTTCGGGGGCATCGCCCTGTTCATCCGCCAGGTCATCTCCGAGCTCCGCAAGGTCGTCACCCCGACTCGCAAGGAGCTGTTCAAGTTCACCGGGGTGGTGCTCGTCTTCGTTCTGATCGTGATGGGCATCGTCTACGGCTTGGACACTCTGTTCGCATTCGTGACGCACTGGGTTTTCGGAATCCCCGGCTGA
- the rplK gene encoding 50S ribosomal protein L11: MAPKKKVTGLIKLQINAGAANPAPPIGPALGQHGVNIMEFCKAYNAATESQRGNVIPVEITVYEDRSFTFVLKTPPAAELIKKAAGVAKGSATPHTVKVAKITKDQVRQIAETKQADLNANDLEAASKIIAGTARSMGITVEG; encoded by the coding sequence ATGGCACCGAAGAAGAAGGTGACCGGCCTGATCAAGCTTCAGATCAACGCCGGTGCAGCCAACCCGGCGCCGCCGATCGGCCCCGCGCTCGGTCAGCATGGCGTCAACATCATGGAGTTCTGCAAGGCGTACAACGCCGCGACCGAGTCGCAGCGCGGCAACGTCATCCCCGTCGAGATCACCGTCTACGAGGACCGCAGCTTCACCTTCGTCCTGAAGACCCCGCCGGCGGCGGAGCTCATCAAGAAGGCCGCAGGCGTGGCCAAGGGCTCTGCGACCCCGCACACGGTCAAGGTCGCGAAGATCACCAAGGACCAGGTCCGTCAGATCGCCGAGACCAAGCAGGCCGACCTGAACGCGAACGACCTCGAGGCCGCCTCGAAGATCATCGCCGGCACCGCCCGTTCCATGGGCATCACGGTCGAGGGCTGA
- a CDS encoding endonuclease domain-containing protein, with product MRPAPLPSQLPVAFTVSEAFVHGVAPQRLRAKDLSSPFHGTRSREALTDAERVRLLFDAVPAHAFICGTTAAAVWRLPLPGVIEADAWAAPRIGVPQHETRVRRAGMVGHRLAIDDGDIRFVNGVAVLSPARTWIDVSRAVTPPRLLALTDALISRRRPLVSLAELTDLHERFRGGRGSRARERSLELADERAESPRESMLRLILIDAGLPAPECNVEIWNGPRFVARVDMLYRDLGLIIEYDGDHHRDPDQWSRDQIRRAELESLGYRYTTVTRRDFDDPVALVRRIRRLIAAA from the coding sequence ATGCGTCCAGCCCCGCTTCCCTCCCAACTCCCTGTCGCCTTCACGGTCTCGGAGGCGTTCGTGCACGGCGTCGCCCCCCAGCGCCTGCGCGCGAAGGATCTGAGCAGTCCCTTCCACGGGACGCGGTCCCGCGAAGCTCTGACAGATGCGGAGCGAGTACGGCTGCTGTTCGACGCGGTACCTGCTCATGCCTTCATCTGCGGCACCACGGCCGCTGCCGTGTGGAGGCTTCCGCTGCCGGGTGTCATCGAAGCGGATGCCTGGGCGGCACCACGCATCGGTGTCCCGCAGCATGAGACAAGGGTGCGACGTGCCGGTATGGTCGGCCACCGTCTCGCGATCGACGACGGCGACATCCGGTTCGTGAATGGCGTGGCCGTGCTATCGCCGGCTCGTACGTGGATCGACGTCTCACGCGCCGTGACCCCGCCGCGCCTGCTCGCGCTGACGGATGCGCTCATCAGCCGGCGGCGACCGCTGGTATCTCTCGCCGAGCTCACGGACTTGCACGAGCGGTTCAGAGGCGGACGTGGTTCGCGCGCGCGAGAGCGGTCGCTGGAGCTCGCCGACGAGCGCGCCGAATCGCCACGGGAGTCGATGCTGCGCCTGATCCTCATCGATGCCGGACTGCCTGCTCCGGAGTGCAATGTCGAGATCTGGAATGGGCCCCGGTTCGTCGCCCGTGTCGACATGCTCTACCGCGACCTCGGACTGATCATCGAGTACGACGGCGACCACCACCGGGACCCCGACCAGTGGAGCCGCGATCAGATCCGGCGGGCTGAGCTGGAGTCCCTCGGCTACCGCTACACCACCGTGACGAGGCGCGACTTCGACGATCCGGTCGCGCTGGTGCGTCGCATCCGCCGTCTGATCGCCGCCGCGTGA
- a CDS encoding HSP90 family protein: MHQEGAPVSAEVQQFQVDLRGVVDLLSRHIYSSPRVYLRELLQNARDAITARREVDGGGGRIRITPLTAENGEFVLRDDGVGLTASEVADLLATVGRSSKRDIFDLPRSDYLGQFGIGLLSCFMVADTIVIRSRSARGGASVEWTGSSDGTFQVSEIDEELPIGTSVHLVPRFDADELLRPAAVHELAKTFGEFLPVRVTIDAPGDDIEVTRTPPFLDVADDIDAAVGYGRTLLGAGPLDVIELSEPATGTRGLAYVLPYAPPPGARQATRMYLGRMLLSERVDDVLPDWAFFVRAVVDSTGLAPTASRESLVEDAALERVREQLGAGIRRWVLELGLREPHRLAQFVAIHEVGLKSLVRHDPELAQFITRWLTLETTHGTIRIGDLVERYPHVRYAASVDEFRQVAGISPSSEVLVNGGYLFDADLVRMLPELYPNVTIEQVDVTGELDRLDPPPLDDRDAAVALEARAGAVLATADCSVVVRSIDRPELSALYVADPEVLRAIDRTRTKGITGALWGGVLDKIDQSRSLGRDDDLRARLCLNWSNRVVRALVRVQDDAVFARTLQLLYIQALLAGHHPLTDADRGLMTTALSDLVSLSAGLEGDTIPFDEAR, encoded by the coding sequence ATGCATCAGGAGGGAGCGCCGGTGAGCGCTGAAGTACAGCAGTTCCAGGTGGATCTGCGCGGGGTCGTCGATCTGCTCAGCAGGCACATCTACTCCAGCCCGCGGGTGTACCTGCGGGAACTCCTGCAGAACGCGCGCGACGCCATCACCGCCCGACGCGAGGTCGACGGCGGGGGCGGACGCATCCGGATCACGCCGCTGACCGCCGAGAACGGCGAGTTCGTGCTGCGCGACGACGGCGTCGGGCTCACCGCCTCCGAGGTGGCAGATCTCCTCGCCACCGTGGGCCGCAGCTCCAAGCGCGACATCTTCGATCTGCCCCGCAGCGACTACCTCGGCCAGTTCGGCATCGGGCTGCTGAGCTGCTTCATGGTCGCCGACACCATCGTCATCCGCTCCCGCAGCGCCCGCGGCGGTGCCTCGGTCGAGTGGACGGGCAGCTCCGACGGCACCTTCCAGGTGTCCGAGATCGACGAAGAGCTGCCGATCGGCACCAGCGTGCACCTGGTTCCCCGCTTCGACGCCGACGAGCTGCTCCGCCCCGCCGCAGTGCACGAGCTCGCGAAGACCTTCGGCGAGTTCCTGCCGGTGCGCGTCACGATCGACGCCCCCGGCGATGACATCGAGGTCACCCGCACCCCTCCGTTCCTCGACGTCGCGGACGACATCGACGCCGCGGTGGGCTATGGCCGCACCCTGCTCGGCGCCGGGCCGCTCGACGTCATCGAGCTCAGTGAGCCAGCCACCGGCACCCGAGGCCTGGCGTACGTGCTCCCCTACGCGCCGCCGCCCGGCGCACGGCAGGCGACCCGCATGTACCTCGGACGGATGCTGCTCTCGGAGCGCGTCGACGACGTGCTGCCGGACTGGGCGTTCTTCGTGCGCGCCGTGGTCGACTCGACCGGACTCGCCCCGACCGCCAGCAGGGAGTCCCTGGTCGAGGACGCAGCGCTGGAGCGGGTGCGCGAGCAGCTCGGCGCCGGGATCCGCCGCTGGGTGCTCGAGCTGGGCCTGCGCGAACCGCACCGCCTGGCGCAGTTCGTGGCCATCCACGAGGTGGGGCTCAAGTCGCTCGTGCGCCACGACCCGGAGCTCGCGCAGTTCATCACACGCTGGCTGACCCTCGAGACCACGCACGGCACGATCCGCATCGGCGACCTCGTCGAACGCTACCCGCACGTGCGCTACGCCGCATCGGTCGACGAGTTCCGCCAGGTGGCGGGCATCTCGCCGTCGTCCGAAGTGCTCGTCAACGGCGGCTACCTGTTCGACGCCGACCTGGTGCGGATGCTGCCCGAGCTGTACCCGAACGTCACGATCGAGCAGGTCGACGTCACCGGAGAGCTCGACCGCCTCGACCCTCCCCCTCTCGACGACCGCGACGCCGCCGTCGCCCTCGAGGCCCGTGCCGGCGCGGTGCTCGCCACCGCCGACTGCTCGGTCGTGGTGCGGTCGATCGACCGGCCGGAGCTTTCGGCGCTCTACGTCGCCGACCCCGAGGTGCTGCGCGCGATCGACCGCACGCGCACCAAGGGCATCACCGGCGCACTCTGGGGCGGTGTGCTCGACAAGATCGACCAGAGCCGCTCGCTCGGCCGTGACGACGACCTGCGCGCGCGACTGTGCCTGAACTGGAGCAACCGCGTCGTGCGGGCGCTCGTGCGGGTGCAGGACGACGCCGTGTTCGCCCGCACGCTGCAGCTGCTGTACATCCAGGCCCTGCTCGCGGGGCACCATCCGCTCACCGACGCCGACCGCGGGCTGATGACCACCGCGCTCAGCGATCTCGTCTCGCTCTCGGCCGGCCTCGAAGGGGACACCATCCCGTTCGACGAGGCCCGCTGA
- the nusG gene encoding transcription termination/antitermination protein NusG encodes MSERYSDDADWATAAEQSSEEDEAQEGNVLAAEELSVTAAEHVALHIEDVDGEEEDTDTDGDIVVEDPEADAIVNDALNLDEAAESEAAAEVLNDAVAEETADQEAAAADEVTPYDGPDLGADDEQADEDSSDEDDEDAEEDPYEAFRMDLRMLPGKWYVIHSYAGFERKVKANIEQRKSTLEVEDEIYQIEVPMEDVVEIKNGQRKMVTRVRIPGYVLVRMELTEDTWSVVRHTPGVTGFVGNAHNPTPLRFEEAFNMLKSLVEVKDLPTAKNIASKGGVAVARPLPAEVDFEVGETITIKEGSFAGLPGSISEIKPESGKLTVLVSLFERETPVELSFDQVTKMI; translated from the coding sequence GTGTCTGAACGATATTCCGACGACGCCGACTGGGCGACCGCGGCTGAGCAGTCCAGCGAGGAAGACGAGGCCCAGGAGGGCAACGTCCTCGCCGCAGAGGAACTCTCGGTCACCGCGGCAGAGCACGTCGCCCTGCACATCGAGGATGTGGACGGCGAAGAAGAAGACACTGACACCGATGGCGACATCGTCGTCGAAGACCCGGAGGCGGACGCGATCGTGAACGACGCTCTCAACCTGGACGAAGCGGCCGAGTCTGAGGCAGCCGCTGAGGTCCTGAACGACGCTGTGGCCGAAGAGACGGCTGACCAGGAGGCCGCTGCGGCCGACGAGGTCACCCCCTACGACGGTCCCGACCTCGGTGCCGATGACGAGCAGGCCGACGAGGACTCCTCCGATGAGGACGACGAGGACGCGGAGGAGGACCCGTACGAGGCCTTCCGCATGGACCTCCGCATGCTCCCGGGCAAGTGGTACGTCATCCACTCCTACGCCGGTTTCGAGCGCAAGGTCAAGGCGAACATCGAGCAGCGCAAGTCGACGCTCGAGGTCGAGGACGAGATCTACCAGATCGAGGTCCCGATGGAGGACGTCGTCGAGATCAAGAACGGCCAGCGCAAGATGGTCACCCGTGTGCGCATCCCGGGCTACGTGCTCGTGCGCATGGAGCTCACGGAAGACACCTGGTCGGTCGTGCGTCACACCCCCGGTGTCACCGGCTTCGTGGGCAACGCCCACAACCCGACGCCGCTGCGTTTCGAAGAGGCCTTCAACATGCTGAAGTCCCTCGTCGAGGTCAAGGACCTCCCCACCGCGAAGAACATCGCATCGAAGGGTGGCGTGGCCGTGGCCCGTCCGCTCCCGGCCGAGGTCGACTTCGAGGTCGGCGAGACCATCACGATCAAGGAAGGCTCGTTCGCGGGTCTGCCCGGTTCGATCAGCGAGATCAAGCCGGAGAGCGGCAAGCTCACCGTGCTCGTCTCCCTGTTCGAGCGCGAGACCCCGGTCGAGCTCTCGTTCGACCAGGTCACCAAGATGATCTGA
- the poxB gene encoding ubiquinone-dependent pyruvate dehydrogenase, with amino-acid sequence MANVAENIVKTLHANGIDRVYGLPGDSLNGFTDALRKDGTIRWVHVRHEEAAAFAAAADAATTGELAVVAGSCGPGNLHLINGLYDANRSRVPVLAIAAHIPTTEIGTGYFQETHPQELFRECSVYVEYVADPKQMPRLLEIAMRAAIEQRGVAVLVIPGDVALAEIADDRAVVIERARPVIVPSGPELEQAATLLNAAKKVTILAGAGVEGAHDEVIALADRLGAPIVHALRGKEFIEYDNPFDVGMTGLLGFASGYRAMEAADALLVLGSDFPYEQFYPEHATTIQVDIRGSQLGKRHPLDLGLVGDVRATAEALLPRLAERQDRSHLDDSTAHYRKTRAKLDDLAVPTKAGRPIHPQYLARLLNEQAADDAIFTADVGSPTVWAARYLKMSEHRRLVGSFNHGSMANALLHGIGAQVAHPDRQVVALAGDGGLAMMLGELITLTQNDLPVKTIVVNNSSLNFVELEMKAAGFVTYGTDLKNPSFAAIAEAMGIFARRVERSEDLPDAVREVLAHDGPALLDVVTERQELSMPPAIEAAQVKGFALYAIRTVMSGRGDELLDLARANWRQLF; translated from the coding sequence ATGGCCAATGTCGCTGAGAACATCGTCAAGACTCTGCACGCCAACGGGATCGACCGTGTCTACGGCCTTCCCGGTGATTCGCTCAACGGATTCACGGATGCCCTCCGCAAGGACGGCACGATCCGCTGGGTCCATGTGCGGCACGAGGAGGCCGCGGCCTTCGCTGCCGCAGCGGATGCCGCCACCACCGGCGAGCTCGCGGTCGTCGCAGGCTCCTGCGGACCGGGCAACCTGCATCTGATCAACGGCCTCTACGACGCGAACCGCTCACGCGTGCCGGTGCTCGCGATCGCCGCGCACATCCCGACCACGGAGATCGGCACCGGATACTTCCAGGAGACGCACCCGCAGGAGCTGTTCCGCGAGTGCAGCGTCTACGTGGAGTACGTCGCAGACCCGAAGCAGATGCCGAGGCTGCTGGAGATCGCAATGCGCGCCGCGATCGAGCAGCGCGGCGTCGCTGTGCTCGTGATCCCCGGCGACGTGGCACTGGCCGAGATCGCCGACGACCGCGCCGTGGTGATCGAGCGCGCCCGTCCGGTGATCGTGCCGAGCGGCCCCGAGCTCGAGCAGGCGGCGACGCTGCTGAACGCGGCCAAGAAGGTCACGATCCTCGCGGGCGCCGGAGTCGAAGGAGCGCATGACGAGGTCATCGCGTTGGCCGACCGACTGGGCGCACCGATCGTGCATGCACTCCGCGGCAAGGAGTTCATCGAGTACGACAACCCCTTCGACGTGGGGATGACGGGGCTGCTCGGCTTCGCCTCGGGATACCGCGCGATGGAGGCCGCGGACGCGCTGCTCGTGCTGGGCAGCGACTTCCCCTACGAGCAGTTCTACCCCGAGCACGCCACGACGATCCAGGTCGACATCCGTGGCTCTCAGCTCGGCAAGCGGCATCCACTGGATCTGGGGTTGGTCGGCGACGTCCGCGCCACCGCAGAGGCACTGCTGCCGCGTCTGGCCGAGAGGCAGGACCGTTCGCACCTCGACGACTCCACCGCCCACTACCGCAAGACCAGGGCGAAGCTCGACGACCTCGCGGTGCCGACCAAGGCCGGGCGCCCGATCCACCCGCAGTACCTCGCGCGGCTGCTCAACGAGCAGGCGGCGGATGACGCGATCTTCACGGCCGATGTCGGCTCGCCCACCGTCTGGGCGGCACGGTACCTGAAGATGAGCGAGCACCGGCGCCTGGTCGGCTCGTTCAACCACGGCTCGATGGCGAACGCACTGCTGCACGGCATCGGGGCGCAGGTCGCGCATCCGGACCGCCAGGTGGTCGCTCTGGCCGGCGACGGAGGGCTCGCGATGATGCTCGGCGAGCTCATCACCCTGACGCAGAACGATCTGCCGGTCAAGACGATCGTGGTGAACAACTCCTCTTTGAACTTCGTCGAGCTGGAGATGAAGGCCGCCGGTTTCGTGACGTACGGCACCGACCTGAAGAACCCGAGCTTCGCCGCGATCGCCGAGGCCATGGGCATCTTCGCGCGGCGCGTCGAACGCAGCGAGGACCTGCCGGATGCCGTCCGCGAAGTCCTCGCCCATGACGGCCCCGCCCTGCTCGACGTCGTCACCGAGCGGCAGGAGCTGTCGATGCCGCCGGCGATCGAGGCCGCGCAGGTGAAGGGCTTCGCGCTCTACGCCATCCGCACGGTCATGTCGGGTCGCGGCGACGAGCTGCTCGATCTCGCCCGAGCGAACTGGCGCCAGCTGTTCTGA
- a CDS encoding NAD-dependent succinate-semialdehyde dehydrogenase has product MTDYAVINPATGETLASFDTFTDAQIEEAVAAADEAHREWSRSSTVAERAALLRRAAELHRERREALADVFVREMGKPREAALGEVDFAADIAEYYADQAEAIMADQPIAILGDGTAIIRRSSLGPLVGIMPWNFPAYQIVRFAAPNLIVGNTILLKPAPQCPESSTALEAIYHDAGFPKGAYQNVLATNEQIATMIADPRVQGVSLTGSERAGAAVAEIAGRHLKKVALELGGSDPFIVLSTDDLDATVQAGVDARLDNNGQACNGAKRFIIVDGLYDSFVEKFTAAMASVQATDPTLDDTVLGPVASETAAENLQKQIDQAVDQGATLLTGGTRDGAFFAPTVLADVTPEMNVYHEELFGPAAVVYRVADEDAAVALANDTSFGLGSYVFTTDAEQAERVADKIEAGMVYVNLVLADSPELPFGGVKRSGTSRELGHLAADEFVNRKLIRIG; this is encoded by the coding sequence ATGACCGACTACGCCGTCATCAACCCCGCCACCGGAGAGACGCTGGCGTCCTTCGACACCTTCACGGATGCGCAGATCGAGGAGGCCGTCGCGGCCGCCGACGAGGCGCACCGCGAGTGGTCCCGCTCGTCGACCGTGGCTGAGCGTGCTGCGCTCCTGCGTCGCGCCGCCGAGCTGCACCGCGAGCGCCGTGAGGCTCTCGCCGACGTATTCGTGCGTGAGATGGGCAAGCCGCGCGAGGCGGCCCTGGGGGAGGTTGACTTCGCCGCCGACATCGCCGAGTACTACGCCGACCAGGCGGAGGCCATCATGGCCGACCAGCCGATCGCGATCCTCGGAGACGGCACGGCGATCATCCGCCGTTCGTCGCTGGGCCCGCTCGTCGGCATCATGCCGTGGAACTTCCCGGCCTACCAGATCGTGCGTTTCGCAGCCCCGAACCTCATCGTCGGTAACACGATCCTGCTGAAGCCGGCCCCGCAGTGCCCCGAGTCGTCGACTGCCCTCGAAGCGATCTACCACGATGCCGGATTCCCGAAGGGCGCCTACCAGAACGTGCTGGCGACCAACGAGCAGATCGCCACGATGATCGCCGACCCCCGCGTGCAGGGCGTCTCGCTCACCGGTTCCGAGCGTGCGGGAGCGGCGGTCGCCGAGATCGCCGGTCGTCACCTCAAGAAGGTCGCGCTCGAGCTCGGCGGCTCCGACCCGTTCATCGTGCTCTCCACGGACGATCTCGACGCCACGGTCCAGGCCGGTGTCGACGCACGTCTGGATAACAACGGCCAGGCCTGCAACGGCGCCAAGCGGTTCATCATCGTCGACGGTCTCTACGACTCCTTCGTCGAGAAGTTCACGGCGGCGATGGCATCCGTGCAGGCGACCGACCCCACCCTCGACGACACCGTGCTCGGACCGGTGGCCTCGGAGACCGCGGCCGAGAACCTGCAGAAGCAGATCGACCAGGCCGTCGATCAGGGCGCGACGCTGCTCACCGGCGGCACCCGTGACGGTGCGTTCTTCGCACCCACCGTGCTCGCCGACGTCACGCCCGAGATGAACGTCTACCACGAGGAGCTCTTCGGCCCCGCAGCCGTCGTGTACCGCGTCGCGGATGAGGATGCGGCCGTCGCCCTCGCGAACGACACGTCGTTCGGCCTCGGCTCCTACGTCTTCACGACGGATGCCGAGCAGGCCGAGCGCGTGGCCGACAAGATCGAGGCGGGCATGGTCTACGTCAACCTCGTGCTGGCCGACAGCCCGGAGCTGCCCTTCGGCGGCGTGAAGCGCAGCGGCACCTCGCGCGAGCTCGGCCACCTGGCCGCCGACGAGTTCGTGAACCGCAAGCTCATCCGCATCGGCTGA